A stretch of Garra rufa chromosome 11, GarRuf1.0, whole genome shotgun sequence DNA encodes these proteins:
- the siae gene encoding sialate O-acetylesterase isoform X1, producing the protein MQTTVAISLVLSAFASVLSAAETFRFSSYYGNHMVLQKAPAEAVVWGYGQTGAKVVVSLSGSYEVFTTVINGIWRATLEPVKAGGPYNLTASQNITNSSVTLTDVLFGDTWLCSGQSNMAFTLGQVINATEELALASKYTDVRIFQAALEMSEEELIDLARVEVPWSRPTAKLLGGKEFSHFSAVCWLFGRYLYETLKYPIGLVHSSWGGTPVEAWSSTRALHTCGLTDSVPHSELFVQSDPSEDVSDKRKNSVLWNAMIHPLLNMTITGAIWYQGEANANYNRDKYNCSFPIMIDDWRMAFHKGSGGQTALDFPFGFVQLSTYRKNDKKDGFREIRWHQTADYGFAPNKRMKNTFMAVAIDVPDEKSPFGSIHPEDKQDVAYRLVLGARAVAYGEKNVSFQGPFPTHAVLKQDFIGIVFNQGIYAISDNGFFEICCSEDKTCETDDKWLPVPIEKHGFDYVLVSKPKCPAANITAVRYLWTDWPCKFKACPIYSSDGLLPAPPFILAITN; encoded by the exons CAGAAACGTTTCGGTTTTCTTCTTATTATGGGAATCACATGGTACTCCAGAAGGCCCCAGCCGAAGCAGTCGTGTGGGGATATGGACAGACAGGTGCCAAGGTTGTGGTATCATTGTCAGGATCATACGAAGTCTTTACTACTGTTATCAATG GTATTTGGCGTGCAACTCTCGAACCTGTAAAGGCTGGTGGTCCCTACAATTTGACTGCATCTCAAAACATAACTAATAGCTCAGTCACACTCACAGATGTGCTCTTTGGAGATACCTGGTTATGTAGTGGACAAAGTAACATGGCATTCACTCTTGGTCAA GTGATTAATGCAACAGAGGAGCTGGCCTTGGCCTCAAAGTACACAGACGTGAGGATATTCCAGGCTGCCTTGGAGATGAGCGAAGAGGAACTAATTGACCTTGCAAGAGTGGAGGTTCCTTGGTCCCGACCAACAGCGA AATTGCTTGGTGGAAAGGAATTCAGCCATTTCTCTGCAGTTTGCTGGCTCTTTGGCCGCTATCTCTATGAAACACTGAAGTATCCCATAGGGCTAGTACACTCAAGTTGGGGAGGCACACCTGTGGAGGCCTGGTCATCCACACGGGCACTTCACACGTGTGGATTGACGGACAG TGTTCCCCATAGTGAATTATTTGTACAAAGTGACCCCTCGGAGGATGTCTCTGATAAAAGGAAGAATTCGGTGCTCTGGAATGCCATGATCCATCCATTACTCAACATGACCATAACAGGAGCCATATGGTACCAAG GTGAGGCTAATGCAAACTACAACAGGGATAAATACAACTGCTCTTTCCCTATCATGATTGACGACTGGAGGATGGCTTTCCATAAAGGCTCAGGTGGCCAAACTGCACTAGACTTTCCATTTGGATTTGTACAG CTAAGCACATATCGCAAAAACGATAAAAAAGATGGGTTCAGAGAAATACGCTGGCATCAGACCGCAGACTATGGCTTTGCCCCTAATAAGCGTATGAAGAACACCTTCATGGCTGTTGCTATTGATGTACCTGATGAAAAGTCCCCCTTTGGCAG TATCCATCCAGAGGATAAACAGGATGTGGCATATAGACTTGTGCTAGGGGCAAGAGCTGTCGCCTATGGGGAGAAGAATGTATCTTTCCAAGGACCTTTCCCTACTCACGCCGTGCTCAAACAGGACTTTATTGGCATTGTGTTTAATCAGGGAATTTATGCCATTTCTGATAATGGATTTTTTGAG ATCTGCTGCTCTGAGGACAAGACGTGTGAAACAGATGACAAATGGTTACCTGTTCCCATTGAAAAACATGGCTTTGATTATGTCCTAGTATCTAAACCAAAATGTCCTGCTGCTAATATTACTGCTGTGCGTTATCTCTGGACAGACTGGCCTTGTAAGTTCAAAGCCTGCCCTATCTACAGCTCTGATGGACTTTTGCCTGCACCACCGTTCATCCTGGCAATAACAAACTAG
- the siae gene encoding sialate O-acetylesterase isoform X2 has translation MQTTVAISLVLSAFASVLSAETFRFSSYYGNHMVLQKAPAEAVVWGYGQTGAKVVVSLSGSYEVFTTVINGIWRATLEPVKAGGPYNLTASQNITNSSVTLTDVLFGDTWLCSGQSNMAFTLGQVINATEELALASKYTDVRIFQAALEMSEEELIDLARVEVPWSRPTAKLLGGKEFSHFSAVCWLFGRYLYETLKYPIGLVHSSWGGTPVEAWSSTRALHTCGLTDSVPHSELFVQSDPSEDVSDKRKNSVLWNAMIHPLLNMTITGAIWYQGEANANYNRDKYNCSFPIMIDDWRMAFHKGSGGQTALDFPFGFVQLSTYRKNDKKDGFREIRWHQTADYGFAPNKRMKNTFMAVAIDVPDEKSPFGSIHPEDKQDVAYRLVLGARAVAYGEKNVSFQGPFPTHAVLKQDFIGIVFNQGIYAISDNGFFEICCSEDKTCETDDKWLPVPIEKHGFDYVLVSKPKCPAANITAVRYLWTDWPCKFKACPIYSSDGLLPAPPFILAITN, from the exons AAACGTTTCGGTTTTCTTCTTATTATGGGAATCACATGGTACTCCAGAAGGCCCCAGCCGAAGCAGTCGTGTGGGGATATGGACAGACAGGTGCCAAGGTTGTGGTATCATTGTCAGGATCATACGAAGTCTTTACTACTGTTATCAATG GTATTTGGCGTGCAACTCTCGAACCTGTAAAGGCTGGTGGTCCCTACAATTTGACTGCATCTCAAAACATAACTAATAGCTCAGTCACACTCACAGATGTGCTCTTTGGAGATACCTGGTTATGTAGTGGACAAAGTAACATGGCATTCACTCTTGGTCAA GTGATTAATGCAACAGAGGAGCTGGCCTTGGCCTCAAAGTACACAGACGTGAGGATATTCCAGGCTGCCTTGGAGATGAGCGAAGAGGAACTAATTGACCTTGCAAGAGTGGAGGTTCCTTGGTCCCGACCAACAGCGA AATTGCTTGGTGGAAAGGAATTCAGCCATTTCTCTGCAGTTTGCTGGCTCTTTGGCCGCTATCTCTATGAAACACTGAAGTATCCCATAGGGCTAGTACACTCAAGTTGGGGAGGCACACCTGTGGAGGCCTGGTCATCCACACGGGCACTTCACACGTGTGGATTGACGGACAG TGTTCCCCATAGTGAATTATTTGTACAAAGTGACCCCTCGGAGGATGTCTCTGATAAAAGGAAGAATTCGGTGCTCTGGAATGCCATGATCCATCCATTACTCAACATGACCATAACAGGAGCCATATGGTACCAAG GTGAGGCTAATGCAAACTACAACAGGGATAAATACAACTGCTCTTTCCCTATCATGATTGACGACTGGAGGATGGCTTTCCATAAAGGCTCAGGTGGCCAAACTGCACTAGACTTTCCATTTGGATTTGTACAG CTAAGCACATATCGCAAAAACGATAAAAAAGATGGGTTCAGAGAAATACGCTGGCATCAGACCGCAGACTATGGCTTTGCCCCTAATAAGCGTATGAAGAACACCTTCATGGCTGTTGCTATTGATGTACCTGATGAAAAGTCCCCCTTTGGCAG TATCCATCCAGAGGATAAACAGGATGTGGCATATAGACTTGTGCTAGGGGCAAGAGCTGTCGCCTATGGGGAGAAGAATGTATCTTTCCAAGGACCTTTCCCTACTCACGCCGTGCTCAAACAGGACTTTATTGGCATTGTGTTTAATCAGGGAATTTATGCCATTTCTGATAATGGATTTTTTGAG ATCTGCTGCTCTGAGGACAAGACGTGTGAAACAGATGACAAATGGTTACCTGTTCCCATTGAAAAACATGGCTTTGATTATGTCCTAGTATCTAAACCAAAATGTCCTGCTGCTAATATTACTGCTGTGCGTTATCTCTGGACAGACTGGCCTTGTAAGTTCAAAGCCTGCCCTATCTACAGCTCTGATGGACTTTTGCCTGCACCACCGTTCATCCTGGCAATAACAAACTAG